A segment of the Ammospiza caudacuta isolate bAmmCau1 chromosome 2, bAmmCau1.pri, whole genome shotgun sequence genome:
GCTTCTTACCGAGGTGCCCCAGACCCAGGGCAGCGGGCATGAGCTCCTTACCGAGGTGCCCCAGACCCAGGGCAGCGGGCATGAGCTTCTTACCGAGGTGCCCCAGACCCAGGGCAGCGGGCATGAGCTTCTTACCGAGGTGCCCCAGACCCAGGGCAGCGGGCATGAGCTCCTTACCGAGGTGCCAGAGACCCAGGGCAGCGGGATGCGGTTTGTCACCACCCAGTAGTTGTCGGAGAGCGCGGCCAGGTCGGGGTAGGCACGGCCGCTGCTGTTGTAGTAGGAGCTGGGGGGCAGCTTGGAGGCTGAGCGCAGGAAACGCCCGACAGCAGCGGCCTGGGGATGGCACGGCCTGTGGGCATCTCCACTGCCCCGTCCCCCCAGCCCTacccctgcagccccgggctggcagcacaggggtCCCTACCTGGTACTCAGGCATGGGGAAGACGTTGCTGAAGCCGCCCCCGCTGATGTAATCCGTCACCTCCTCTGTCACCAGGAAGGGGTTCTTGAAGGACGTGCCACCCACCGTGGTGACGTAGGGGCTGGGGAGACGGGGACACTGCAGGTGGGCACACGGCTGCCTGGGCCTCGGCAGCCACCAAGAGCCCCCTCTGGTACCAAAACCTCGGCCCACAAACCcaagcagcccctggagctgcacaggctGCACCTCTGGGGTCTGTAAGAAGTTGGTGAGGACCCCAGGCGATCTTGGAGGGCTCAGACcccgtggggctggggctggccgTGCCCCGGGGGCTGCACTGACCCCTGGCACCCACCTGGAGGCCGGGAAGCTGGGCCGGAACGTGTGGTTCCCGCTGTGCTCCCGCCGGCAGCCAGCACCGTCGTCACCTGCCGGCACAGAACAGGTGACAGGGGACCCCCTGGCACCGGGCAGCcgctccccagcccctccccagccccgccCGGCCCCACCTGAGGCGAAGAGGATGGTGAGGCCGCGCGCCGCTGCCTTCATGAGCTCGGTGTTGACGCGCTCCATGTAGGCGTAGGACAGGCTGTCCTCGTCGTCCCCGTAGCTCACCGAGTGCACCCAGGGCACCGAGGACATgttgctgagcagcaccagccaggcCAAGAAGGGCTCCTGGCTCTCGTGGCGCCCTGCAAGGACATGGGGCAAGGGACACGAGGATGGCTCCCCTGACATCAGGGATGGGGGACAGAGAGGAGCCctgcctcagcagcaccagcaccttcctacagggcagggcagccccaagTGCTCCTTCCTGTGGGCCCCAGAGCCGCAGCACACCCTGGAGCTCCGTGAGCTCATCCTGGGGCTCCTGACATTGGCActgagctccagctcagcccatgGGCTTGGCAAGAGGCCCATCGTTAGCCCAGGACAGGGGGCTGCACTCACACCCCTCTCCAAGactctgcccagggctgcagccacggGGGCACCTGTGGACCCAGCAGGGCCTCGGCTCCTCCTGTGGCAAAGGTCCCAGCAGAGTGGTGCATGTGCCACCTCCACACATTCCACCCGCCCGgtgcctccctgccctccagccTCGCCCCTGGGAGgggggcagagccccagccacCCCCGCTGACTCTCAGTCACCCACACCAGTGCACCTGCACCTTCCCACACCTGCAACTGTGTCAGGgtggagggaagggcagcaccCTGCTGCCACTGTCACCATCAGGGACAGGGCCACTGTCCTGTGGCACTCACCTGCCCAGCCAGCTCCCAATCTGGGACACTGCCCCTAGCACCGTACCgtgtttgtgtttgtgcaaGCTGTTTGGCAATTTGTTTTCCCCAATTCCCTCACTCTCCCTcatctgctgccctgggagaCTCGTgggtgggagctgagctgcagcagagctggaaacccCTAGGGGAGGAGGGTTGTGCCCTCCTTCATGGgatctgagcagggcagctgctccGTGTGGTGCCAGCAATGAAATCCCTGCTCCAAGATACCCTGGGCGTTGAAGGTTCACACAGTTCACAGTCACTGCACACAGCAGGAGTGAcatccccaggagctgggagtgtGGGGCCAGCTCTGACTTGGGGAGCACGCAGGgagcactcagagcagctgggaaagcacctggggctgtcctgcagccagctgctgcacagccctgcagcttgGGGAGCACACAGGGTGCACTCTCACAgcacctggggctgtcctgcagccagctgctgcacagccctgcagctctgccctcacccTCTGAGCACTCCCCTCTCCCGTTCCAGCCCCCTCCCTTACACCTCCAAGTGTTCCCTCCTGTGCTCCGGGCactcccctcctccctctgggtgccccccctgcccctcGGGCTGTTCCCCAGTACCTGGATTGCTGAAGACCCAGGTGGAGACGTTGGCCCCCGTGCTCATGATGTACTCCACGTCCAGGCTGGCCTCCAGCCCGGCTTTGCCGCGGCCCTGGCGCCCCACCACCCGGTCCACCTGCGTGCGGTGGGCAAAGCCGCTGCCAAAGAGCTGCATGAACTCGGCCAGGTCAGCCTGGTGGAAGTACTGCTCGAGGAACTGcgggacacagagggacaggctGCCTCCTCTCGAAAAAACAAGGTAACACCGTGATCCTGGCACAGGAAATCGCCCAGCATGGCTCTGTACAGCAGCCACCAAGGGACGCCCAGCTGTGCCACGACCCCTGGACCAGCAGCCACCCCTGGGacacccagctgtgccacaaCCCCCGGAGGACCAGCACCAATCCCTGGGACAGCCATGGCACACAGAGCGGGCAGGGGTTACCTGTGCACAGGCCTGGCTGTTGTTGGGCAGGAGCCCCACGTCCCCTCCTGTCATGTTGTATCTCTGGCGCAGGACGGCCGGTGTCACGCCCAGGTGGAATGACGCTCGTGCCAGCTgtggtgccagctgtggctccttcCTGGCCCTGCTGACCGCCTTGCGCTCCGTGGGGAACCGGTGCAGCCCACccactgcagcagagcacagcaggacaggagaggCTGTcagggcacagagccccgggaaggcaggacacagccctgggctctccATCACTGCCCCATTACTGCATGGGcaggccagcagcagggcttgcATTGCCCAGCCCtacagccctggcccagggaagagcctctgcagccttccacagctgagccagccccagcctggcacgcCCTGCACCTTTCACTGGATCCCAcggagcagggctctgcaggaggctcCGCAGCCTCACCTCCCCCAGGGGGGACCTACCGAAGTCCAGGTGCTCGGCGAGCTCTGCAGGGACCGTGTAGGGCAGCGGGGACCGCaccaggctctgctggccctgcacgTAGCGGTGGAACTCGGCCCCGGGGAGCAGGCGCTCGGCCGTGCTGCAACAtagggacagagctgggacacagggacagccaccacaggatgggacagggctgggagagagggaCAGCCACCAGGGactggggctgcactgggacACAGGAACAGCCAGCACAGGATGGGACAGTAGtgagacacagggacaggcaccacagggccagcagagcaggttccagcccttggagctcaCCTTGCAGGCAGGTAACACTCCAGAAAGTCAAGGGTGGTGACACTCCAGCAATCCTCTACACCATGGCCCTGCAACCACTTCAGAACTGTCATCAGCGTGGCTGCGGAAGGCTGGACCAagtccctgagctgctccagggacaggtactgccctgggggacacacaggggtcAGATCCCCTCACGGGCCCCGGGGTCCAGGGCCTCAGGGACGGGGCCGTTACCGTATCGCGGGGACCGGGGGTCGGACACGGCCTGGACCAGGCGGGCGAGGCGGGCGGTGCCGCGCTGCCGCAGGGCGAAGGTCAGCTGCACCGGCTGCCCGGGATCCACGCGGCCGGCGTGGGCCCAGCCGGGGGGCACGCTGCGGGGACACGGTCAGCGgggcggcaccggcaccggcacccggcccggcccggccccgcacctACCGGAACGGCTGATCCCGCTCCAGCTCCAGCGCCAGCCCCGGCGCGCAGCTCCAGGCGGCCGCACACAGCGCCAGCACGGCGGGGACCCCCCAACACCTGCAACGGGCTCAGGGGAGCACGGGAGCGGCACAGCCCGGGGGAACCGGGACCCACCGCGGACCGGGCCCGGAGCCCCTCTGGCTGCGCCTTAGCCTGGGCCTGGGGAGCGCCGCCGGAGCTCCCGGGTCCCAGCACCGGGGAGGGAGCCTGTCTGACCCTGTGGCCGGGAACCCCGCCTGACCCCCGGGCCCTCACACCGGGGAACCCCGCCTGACCCCCGGGCCCTCACACCGGGGAACCCCGCCTGACCGCCGGGCCCTCACACCGGGGAACCCCGCCTGACCCCCGGCCCTCACACCGGGGAGCCCCGCCTGACCCCCGACCCTCACACCGGGGAACCCCGCCTGACCGCCGGGCCCTCACACCGGGGAACCCCGCCTGACCGCCGGGCCCATCCCCACCGCCACCCGGGAGCCCCATGGACACCCTGAGCCTCCGTCACCCGGGAGCCCCGCCGGACCCCTGCGGTGCCCATCGCCGGGGCCGGAAGGCGCCCTCGCCCCGGTAGCGCCCATGCCACCGAGGGGTGTCCCGGTGTTCCCGTGCCGGGGTGCCCCGCTCGGTGCCCGTTACCCCCGCGCCATGCCGCCCTGCCGCGGTGTCCCCCCGCTCCGTGCCGCCCCGCTCGGTGCCCCCCCCCGTTCCGTGCCCGTTACCCCCGCGCCATGCCGCCCTGCCGCCGGTCACGTGCGTGTGCGGGCGCGTGACTCCCGCCACGTGGGGACACCAAAACAGCGCCACGTGACCGCCCTCACGTGACGGGCGGAGCCGCGCGCCGGCACCGGCGGGGAGGGACTGGGcacggcaccggcaccggcaccgggactGGGcacggcaccggcaccgggcacggcaccggcaccggcaccgggactGGGcacggcaccggcaccgggcgGGGCGGGACTGGGCATGGCACCGGGACTGGGcacggcaccggcaccgggactGGGcacggcaccggcaccgggcgGGGCGGGACTGTGCAtggcaccggcaccgggactGGGcacggcaccggcaccggcaccggcggGACTGGGcacggcaccggcaccggcggGACAGGGcacggcaccggcaccggcaccgggactGGGcacggcaccggcaccgggcgGGGCGGGACTGGGCAtggcaccggcaccgggactGGGcacggcaccggcaccggcaccgggacagggcacggcaccggcaccggcggGACAGGGCACGGAACCGGCACCGGGACTGGGcacggcaccggcaccgggcgGGGCGGGACTGGGCATGGCACCGGGACTGGGcacggcaccggcaccgggactGGGcacggcaccggcaccgggcgGGGCGGGACTGGGCAtggcaccggcaccgggactGGGCACGGCACCGGCACCGATACTGGGcacggcaccggcaccgggactGGGCATGGCACCGGCACCGGCGGGACAGGGcacggcaccggcaccgggactGGGCACGGCACCGGGCGGGGCGGGACTGGGCATGGCACCGGCACCGGGCGGGACCGGGCACGGCACCGGCGGGGGGGGACTGGGTACAGAACTGGCACCGGGGCGGGACCGGGCACGGCACCGGCGGGGGctcggggcggcggggcgggcccggctCCGGGGGGCACTCGCTGCTGGCCGGCCGCCCCGAGAGGCGGCTCACACACGGCCCCGGCCGCCCCCTGTTCCCGCCCGTCTCCCGGCGGGAAGCGGAGCGGACATTTCCTGGAGGGATGGCTCGGACCGGGGGCTCGGCGAGGGCCCGTGTCGGGCCACCGGGGCAGGGCTCCCTGCGGGGCTGATGGTCCCGGGCTCTGCGGCGGCAGGAGAGCCCCGTGTGaggccgggggtcccggggcggGGGTCGGGGCTCCCTGCGGGGCTGATGGTCCCGGGCTGTGCGGCGGGCGGAGAGCCCCGTGTGAGGCCGGGGGTCCCGCTCGGGTCGGGGGTCCCGTGCAGGAGCGGCTGCTCGCAGCAGCGCAGGAGATACACAAACGATAATAACCATTAACGAACATCAACTCTAGACACCACCCTCGAGCAGGAAACCAAACGCTAAGAACTTCGAAACTTGGGACCAATGAACCAAtggatttctgtgtgttttaacTGTATGAAATATGTGGAAAATTTAGTAAAATTCATGTGTCATGGAATGATTTTCTCTGCACAACCCAGGACATATGTGGATGAAACGGTTTCTGTTGCACATCCTGGCCAGAACAAAATCCTGGCCAGAATACAGTAATGCCTTGATTCTCTAACAGTAAAAACGTTGTTGggagttttttggttttcctgCAGTTTCGGTGACAAGCTCAGTCACACGGCACATCCCACGGCTCCAGCCGTTCCCAGCTGTTTTCCTGCGTCTGCAGAGCGGGGTCCGGGCCAGGAAGAGACAGGCAATGGGAAAACCACCTGCCCGGCCGTGGCTGCCAATCCCCCGCACTGGAGCGGTGCCAGAGGCGTCTGCTCCTGCTcgcctgtgctgccctgccctggcagccccggTGTCCCCCTGCCCACAGACAGAGGGgtcccagctgccctggccgCAGCCGAGGCTGGGGGGCTGCGTGCCCCATGTGCAGTTTGGGGATGGGCTCTAAGTGGGATGGGATTTGCAGGGGATGCTGTCTGGCTCTGTCTGGACAGCCGGGATTAAGGTGGCCGGGCAGAGCTAATCGTGTTAGGgagcatctgctgctgctggcccggTGCTGGAGGTCAGGGGGCCTCAGAgtcccctggctgcagcctcacTCCCCAGACCTCTGTGCTGAAGGGGTCgggtggggatggaggagcagagggagcccCAGGGACACCGTCAGGGACAGGGTGGCCCTTTGCCCCCTGCCCCGGCTGTGCTGGCCTGTGCTCACCCCTGTCAGAGAGGGGGACAGGAGGGCTCccctgggcccagagctgccagcagggctggggggggcTGCAgaacaggctggggctgtgcaggacaggAACAGGCTGGGGATGTGCAGAACAGGAACAGGCTGGGGATGTGCAgaacaggctggggctgtgcaggacaggctggggatgtgcagaacaggctggggatgtgcagaacaggctggggctgtgcagaacaggctggggctgtgcaggacaggctggagctctgcaggattCACTGTGGGGTGCTGGAATCAGAGCTGAGGACAGGGAGCACACAGGTTGGTTTGgggaacaacaacaacaaaaggaaAGCAGGGAAGGCAGGATGAAAGGGGCTGATCACATGTAGGTGGTTGATGGTCACTGCTGGGTCTGGCCACATCCGACACCTGACGGCTGCACAGCCACTCCTGGGTGTCCAGCTCTGTTTCTCGGGGTTGGGGACACTGTTTGGTGAGAGGAGCCCATGTGGCGTCAGGAGATCAGCAAAGAGCCCTGTGCGTGCCTGTGTCACCCAACAGGGACAAGCAGAGCCAAAGCTGCTGGGCAGactgctgggagcactgggatccCCAGGGCAGTCTGCGTGTGCTGGCTGTGATGAGGCTGTGCCTTGGGGAAtttgtgtgcccaggtgtcctcAGTGGGGATCCAGGAACGTGAGGTACCTGCTGGGCAGATGACATGTCCaggtgtggctgctgcagccctgggggcctGCGCTGccctcccacagcccccacCAGAGCCAGGGTACGGGATGGGATAGGGATGCCCGTGGCACGAGGTACCagctgtgtgcatgtgtgtagCCATGCCTTCCTCGTGTGCCTGCATGGAAAcacacccagcctggctgctggacAGCCCCGGGGCCAtggtcctgctgcagctccactgACCCCTCAGGAAATGGACTCGGCAGGACGCAGCCATGGACGTGGGACCAGAGCCTGGCCAGCCCCCGCCGTGAGCCCTGGGGCAGATCCAGTATCCCCCCACCATCAGCCCCATGGATCAcggtgccagcctggcaggagcctggcagcagggacgGGGCGGTGTCTGTACAAACGTGTGGTTTATTAAGGCATTTTTGAGACGTTGGCACTTGGGttcaggctgtgctgagcagcccctgcacgGCCGCAGGCAGCGCTGGCACATGCAGCTCCACGAGACACAATACAAAAGGTACAAACGAGTAAAAACAGCAATCGTAGTACAatgtgtaaaaataaataactggGGCTCAGTGACCCCAGCCCAAAGCAGGGTGTGAGTGTCTGGCCCTTCCTGTGGCGTGCAGGGTGACCCATCTGTGTCCCCACCCCAGATGTGCAGTGCAGCTGGGCTGCgtgggcagcacagggccaggggGCACCCAGCATGGGACTGGGGGGCACCGGGTAGCCCTAGAGTGCCCCCACAGTcctgggggacacgggacacCCCCAGAGTGTCCCTACAGGGCTGGGGAGAACAATGTGTCCCCACAGTGCTTGTGagcaggacacagaggggaTGGGGTGCCACCAGCCCAAGAGCCTCtgtgggctgtccctgtgccaaggcagAACCGTCTCCCCCTCCCAGGGCACCCCGGGCCCCTGTGGGTCCCCAGCAGAGTGGGCATGGCCCTTGGTGGGGCTCCCTTGGTGCCCACTATTGCAGGTGcctgtcccctgtcactgccctgtgcccaggacaGCACCTGGGACCAGCAGCACATGCCAGGtccccatggcacagcagggatggatgaGAGGCTGACTgtgacacacagagctgcagacacAGATGGTTCTTCCTGGGACAGGGGGGACGGGCAGAAGTGATGCATTTGTCTGCTGTGACACCTTTGGGGCTGGGTCTGGGGAATGTGTAATGGGAAGGagcttcccccagctctgctcaggcacGGGGTATCCCCCCGACCCCCAGACACACCCCTGAGCAGACTGGGCATtcagggctctgtggggcacCCATGGCCGCGCAGGGatcacagagcccagggctgctgtggggcacCCATGCCCATGTGGGGatcacagagcccagggcagcactccCAGGGAGGGCTGTGACGTGGGAGCAGCTCCGGGGAGCAACGGGCTCAGGGAGAGCGGGTGGGTGGGTGTGCTGCGGGTGTGACACtgcctgtgtgtgtgagtgGCCGTGCTGGCAGGAGATGGGCACCGGCCCCGTGCCGGGCTCACAGCATGCATGACGGGggtgcagggcagccccacacaggggctgggccagcagcaggggctTCTGGCACCCTGACCATGCTCTGCAGGTGACCAGACTGTCCTGGGAGGCAGTCATGTGACAGGGCCCAGGGAAGGCCACATGCCCAGCGTCCCACTGTGGCTGTCAGAGAACACGCTGGGTTATGTGGCTTTTTGGGGCACCATCTCCCACCTGTGCTGACAGAGAACACGCTGGGTGATGTAGCTTTTTGGGGTCACCTCCcacctgtgcccctgcagctgcaggctgcctgccgGGCCGAGGGTCACAGCAGCCatcctcactgctgctgaggctgggctggccctgtcagctgcacacagctctgccagccacactgtgctgcctgtgcccgGGCACTGCCCCTGCCTGGGACCCTTGCCCAGAGAGGCACCTGCTcccaggaatgggattcccATGCTGAGCATGGCAGGTGCCTCCCTGCCAGACCACAGGAACCATCCTGAAGTTCTGGCAGGAGATTCCCGGATGTGTCACCTGCAGTGGGTAGCCAAAGGGCTGGAGAGACCTCAAAAGctttcctgtccctgcccagccacagaCAGGCAGCAAGGTGtgggcactgctgcctcctgctgcagccagcccggTGAGTGTCCCCTCCCGGGCAGGGGCCAGGCTCATTCCCACAGGCAGCATCCGTGCCCCAGGGCATCGCCCCTGCCCGGAACATCACCCCCGGCCACGGGGCATcgcccctgccctgggagctccGAGGGTCGCAAGGGAAGGCTCAGGGTCCTCCTGCACCCAGGCtgctgcctggccctgggcagggcagggtctgGGCCTCCATCCCCTCAGCTCCCCTCAGCTCCCGGAGCAGCAAGTACCGTGAAGTACCATCGTGCCCAGCACCCATCTGAGCCACATGGACCATCACCCCGGGCCAAGCAGCACACGGACCATCACCCCGGGGTGCCAGCACTGGGGTCAGCAGTCCATAGGGCACCAGccagcacaggctctgccaAGCTGTGGGGAGGGACGGGGCCACGGCCCCCAAGGGCATCGGCAGTCCCAGGGCCCAGGCCAGGCCCAGCGCTGGGAGCAGGATGAGCGCCCATTTtagcagccctgggctgggcccCACTCCGGCCCCATGGCTGcgggctggggcagaggagtCCAGGGCCCAGCTCTAAATCCTGAGCTCGGCCTCCTCAGGGGGCTCCAGCGAGTGCTCAGCACTGATGGTGGAGGTGGACGGCCCCTGCGAGATGCCGAAGGGCGAGACCACCGGGGAGCGGGCGGCCAGCGGGGACAGCGACGGGGAGAAGCTCGGCGACATGGCGGAGGACGAGATGGAGCCCTCGTGGCTGATGGGCGAGCGGCGCAGCGAGGACGGGTGCGGGAAGGTCCTGCCTGGCGGCGGTTTGGGGGGCACGGACTTGGCACCCGGATGGGCCACTGAGGTGATGAGGGGCGGGGGGTCGATGCGGGGCTTGGGCTCTGCCTTGGGCTTGGCTGGGAAGGGCTTGCGCAGGGAGCTCTCATCCTTGAGGCGGGCGATCTCCGTGAAGACGCTGGCCAGCGGCTGGAACTGGGGACACCAGTTGAGCAGGTAATCCCAGTTGTAGCTGCCGCGGAGCTCCTCGTCGCTGGCCACGATGGCGGTGAGCGAGCCCTCCACGGAGGGCTTGCCGTCCTCGGGGAAGGCGTAGTCCTGGGGCTGCGAGGAGACGCTGAGGCCGCAGCGGACGCCCAGGAAGGCGCTGCCCCCCCCGTCCTCGCGGTACAGCTGCAGCGGCGGccccggcagcagcagcccagagcccttCTTGCTCTTGAACCACTGGGCGCTCTCCAACGCAGCTGGCTCACACGAGATGTCGGAGAGCTGGTCAGCATCCTGCTGGATGCCAGAGTCAGGGCCGCGGGCAGCGATGTGCTCCTGCATGGAGGCTGTGATGCTGGCCACGCGTGGGTACTCATTGATCATCCGTATCTCGTCATCCTCAGCGGCTTCCGCAGAGCCACGGCCGCTGGAATGCGAGGGGTCCAGGGAGCCGCCCCGCGTGTAGGGCCCTGCCGGCTCAGTCCCGTACCCTGGCAGCGCCTGGTGGTAGATGTGCTCGGTCCCGGGCAGCGCCGGCTCCTCACGGCCCAGCTTCTGCAAGGACCCGCTCTGCGCACGGGCCAGCGCcccctctgcctctgccttcTTGTGGCCCCGGCGCTGCCGGGAGCGCACCAGGGCCAGCACGATGGCCACGGCGGCCAGCACCACCACAACGCCCAGCGAGGCGGCCACGGCCACCAGCAGGAGGTTGAGGTCAGGTGCCAGGCCAAAGGAGGTGTGCGTGACGTCGATGGTGACCTGCGCAGAGGCCACACGGGAAGCAGGCAGCGGGCTGCGGGCCTGCACCTCCAGGCTCATCTCCCGTGGCTCCCTCTTGgtgcgcccagccccggcttGGGGCTGGCTGTCCACACGCAGGTAGATGGAGCCCGTGGTCTGGTTGATGGCAAAGTACGGTGAGGGCTTTGCCAGGGTGTACAGCACAACACCGTCAACCCCCTCGTCC
Coding sequences within it:
- the TPP1 gene encoding tripeptidyl-peptidase 1 isoform X2 is translated as MARGCWGVPAVLALCAAAWSCAPGLALELERDQPFRVPPGWAHAGRVDPGQPVQLTFALRQRGTARLARLVQAVSDPRSPRYGQYLSLEQLRDLVQPSAATLMTVLKWLQGHGVEDCWSVTTLDFLECYLPASTAERLLPGAEFHRYVQGQQSLVRSPLPYTVPAELAEHLDFVGGLHRFPTERKAVSRARKEPQLAPQLARASFHLGVTPAVLRQRYNMTGGDVGLLPNNSQACAQFLEQYFHQADLAEFMQLFGSGFAHRTQVDRVVGRQGRGKAGLEASLDVEYIMSTGANVSTWVFSNPGRHESQEPFLAWLVLLSNMSSVPWVHSVSYGDDEDSLSYAYMERVNTELMKAAARGLTILFASGDDGAGCRREHSGNHTFRPSFPASSPYVTTVGGTSFKNPFLVTEEVTDYISGGGFSNVFPMPEYQAAAVGRFLRSASKLPPSSYYNSSGRAYPDLAALSDNYWVVTNRIPLPWVSGTSASTPVVAGMVALINDRRLQRGLPPLGFLNPALYQLQKQGLGDAFYDVIQGCHLSCLDGTVQGQGFCATPAWDPVTGWGTPNFPRLLRALGPR